Proteins co-encoded in one Nicotiana sylvestris chromosome 7, ASM39365v2, whole genome shotgun sequence genomic window:
- the LOC104231099 gene encoding nudix hydrolase 2-like, protein MEIFEATEDNYGGVTVNMKKEEPMDSHKFHTMLMASISTWRQKGKKGIWIKLPIELAHLVEAAVKEGFWYHHAEATYLMLVYWIPETPHTLPANASHRVGIGALVLNNNGEVLVVKEKSGKSTGIWKLPTGVVEEGEDICVAAIREVQEETGIETEFIEILAFRQSHKSFFGKSDLFFICMLKPLNFTIHKQNAEIEEAQWMAIEEYSAQPKLNKSELSKNIAKICLAKKDNEYTGFSAVLTTTGLSAKNCYLYSNK, encoded by the exons ATGGAAATATTTGAGGCAACTGAAGATAATTATGGAGGAGTTACTGTCAACATGAAGAAGGAAGAGCCTATGGATTCTCATAAATTTCATACTATGCTGATGGCTTCCATATCCACTTGGAGGCAAAAG GGAAAGAAGGGTATATGGATCAAGTTGCCTATAGAACTTGCTCATCTTGTTGAAGCAGCAGTTaag GAGGGATTTTGGTATCATCATGCTGAGGCAACATATTTGATGCTGGTTTATTGGATTCCAGAAACccctcatactttacctgctaatGCTTCTCATCGTGTTGGTATTGGTGCTCTCGTTCTCAACAATAATGGAGAG GTGCTAGTGGTTAAAGAAAAATCTGGAAAAAGCACTGGAATTTGGAAGCTGCCTACTGGCGTTGTTGAAGAG GGCGAGGATATATGCGTGGCAGCCATTAGAGAAGTACAAGAAGAGACAGGA atTGAGACAGAATTTATTGAAATCCTCGCCTTCAG ACAAAGTCACAAATCATTCTTTGGAAAGTCGGATTTGTTCTTCATATGCATGCTAAAACCCCTTAATTTTACTATCCACAAGCAAAATGCTGAGATTGAGGAAGCTCAG TGGATGGCAATTGAAGAATATTCAGCTCAACCAAAGTTGAACAAAAGTGAACTCTCCAAAAACATTGCCAAGATATGTCTAGCaaaaaaagataatgaatacaCTGGATTCTCTGCTGTTCTTACAACTACAGGACTTTCTGCTAAGAATTGTTATTTGTACTCTAATAAATGA